One genomic region from Pseudoduganella dura encodes:
- a CDS encoding phosphatase PAP2 family protein has protein sequence MFRSRTAWMTGSGLLLSAVVILWIGNASDIDILLADAAFDRISRSFPMQHAWLAETFNHVILKGILSVLAASAVLMALWDAVRPCHGWKDSRRTGIRVVAMSAVLVPLAISLLKHASTSHCPWDLQRYGGTEPYIRLLERMPAGISPGHCMPGGHASSALWLISIAAFWWPHSRRKAMGVGALMLIAGIATGWMQQLRGAHFLTHTLWSAWIACALVTGIYLAATKGLARQCGAGYNSVPAATQT, from the coding sequence ATGTTTCGTTCACGTACCGCCTGGATGACGGGCAGTGGACTATTGTTGTCCGCAGTAGTGATCCTCTGGATCGGGAATGCCAGCGATATCGACATCCTGCTGGCCGATGCCGCCTTCGATCGCATTTCGCGCAGCTTTCCCATGCAGCATGCGTGGCTGGCCGAGACATTCAACCATGTGATCCTCAAGGGGATCCTGTCGGTGCTGGCGGCATCCGCCGTCCTGATGGCATTGTGGGATGCCGTGCGTCCCTGTCACGGGTGGAAGGATTCCCGCCGGACAGGGATAAGGGTCGTTGCGATGTCGGCGGTATTGGTACCGCTGGCAATCAGCCTGCTGAAACATGCGAGTACGTCGCATTGCCCCTGGGATCTGCAGCGCTATGGAGGCACCGAGCCTTACATTCGCCTGCTGGAGCGGATGCCTGCTGGAATCAGCCCGGGCCATTGCATGCCGGGAGGGCATGCATCGAGCGCGTTGTGGCTGATTTCCATCGCGGCGTTCTGGTGGCCGCACAGTCGCCGCAAGGCCATGGGCGTCGGCGCATTGATGCTGATTGCAGGAATAGCGACAGGGTGGATGCAGCAGCTACGTGGGGCACATTTCCTGACCCATACCTTGTGGTCGGCATGGATCGCATGTGCCCTGGTAACAGGAATTTACTTGGCGGCTACAAAGGGGCTTGCAAGGCAGTGCGGCGCTGGCTATAATTCCGTCCCTGCCGCAACGCAGACGTGA
- a CDS encoding phosphoethanolamine transferase, whose protein sequence is MNITTLPRIGAPTLTFGASVFLVLAYNTSFWKTFLSATGGARLGNLPVYLGAFIALVLLFNALLTLVNFRFVIKPVLITLFLGASAASYFMNHYGVAIDASMVQNVVETDPKETHELLSWQMVQTVTLLGILPSLLVWRLPLRFPPVRRDLLVKLGTLALSLLAIAGLLILLFKTLAPAVREHRELRFLLTPTNMFQATHGYLKRKWATPAVLAPLGTDASRGGKWAAVPGRRAVTIIVVGETARAMNFSLNGYGRQTNPLLAAEPGLVNFTNVGSCGTATAVSVPCVFSNLGRDDYAADKAASQEGLLDVLKHAGFDVLWRDNNSGCKGTCDRVRYEDVSQPVPGDPACTAEECYDERLLAGMRQMIRDAKKDLVIVLHQKGSHGPEYAKRYPAGFGKFGPVCRTNELEDCSRESIVAAYDNTILYTDFVLSKTIDLLRAAAAEDGVDTAMLYFSDHGESLGEHNMYLHGAPYIISPAEQRRVPMMMWLSDSFRERFKIDNSCLAARRTQQFSHDNVFHTVLGMLNVSTAVYNPKLDVIHPCTRDN, encoded by the coding sequence GTGAACATCACGACACTGCCGCGCATTGGCGCCCCCACGCTGACATTCGGCGCCTCCGTCTTCCTGGTTCTGGCCTATAACACCAGTTTCTGGAAAACGTTCCTTTCCGCCACAGGCGGCGCACGGCTGGGCAACCTTCCCGTGTACCTGGGCGCGTTCATCGCCCTGGTGCTGCTGTTCAATGCGCTCCTGACGCTGGTCAATTTCCGTTTCGTCATCAAGCCGGTGCTGATCACCCTGTTCCTGGGGGCGTCGGCCGCGTCGTATTTCATGAACCATTATGGCGTGGCGATCGATGCCTCGATGGTGCAAAACGTGGTCGAGACAGACCCGAAGGAAACGCATGAACTGCTGAGCTGGCAGATGGTGCAGACCGTCACGCTGCTGGGCATCCTGCCATCGCTGCTGGTATGGCGGCTGCCGCTGCGCTTTCCGCCGGTGCGGCGCGACCTGCTGGTCAAACTGGGCACGCTCGCGCTGTCGCTGCTGGCGATCGCCGGCCTGCTGATATTGCTGTTCAAGACGCTGGCGCCGGCCGTGCGCGAGCATCGTGAACTGCGCTTCCTGCTGACACCCACCAATATGTTCCAGGCAACGCACGGTTACCTGAAGCGCAAGTGGGCGACCCCGGCCGTGCTCGCACCGCTGGGAACGGATGCGAGCAGGGGCGGCAAATGGGCAGCGGTGCCGGGGCGGCGGGCGGTGACGATCATCGTGGTGGGGGAAACCGCGCGGGCGATGAATTTTTCGCTGAACGGGTATGGCCGGCAAACCAATCCGCTGCTGGCGGCGGAGCCGGGGCTGGTCAATTTCACGAACGTCGGTTCATGCGGCACGGCGACGGCGGTTTCGGTGCCATGCGTATTTTCCAACCTGGGGCGCGACGACTATGCCGCCGACAAGGCCGCCAGCCAGGAAGGGTTGCTCGATGTACTGAAGCACGCCGGCTTCGATGTACTGTGGCGTGACAATAATTCCGGCTGCAAGGGCACGTGCGACCGCGTTCGTTATGAAGACGTATCGCAGCCGGTACCGGGCGATCCCGCGTGCACCGCGGAAGAGTGCTACGACGAGCGTTTGCTGGCTGGCATGCGGCAGATGATCCGGGATGCGAAGAAAGACCTGGTCATCGTGCTGCACCAGAAAGGCAGCCACGGCCCCGAATATGCGAAGCGCTATCCGGCCGGGTTCGGGAAATTCGGCCCCGTGTGCCGGACCAACGAGCTGGAAGACTGTTCACGCGAATCGATCGTGGCGGCTTACGACAATACGATCCTGTACACCGACTTTGTGCTGAGCAAGACAATCGACCTGCTGCGCGCGGCGGCGGCGGAAGACGGTGTCGATACGGCCATGCTGTATTTCTCGGACCATGGCGAATCGCTGGGCGAACACAATATGTACCTGCATGGGGCGCCCTATATCATTTCGCCGGCCGAACAGCGGCGCGTGCCGATGATGATGTGGCTGTCGGACAGCTTCCGCGAGCGCTTCAAGATCGACAACAGCTGCCTGGCCGCACGAAGGACGCAGCAGTTTTCCCATGACAACGTGTTCCATACAGTCCTCGGAATGTTGAATGTAAGTACGGCTGTCTATAACCCGAAGCTGGATGTGATCCACCCCTGCACGCGGGACAATTGA
- a CDS encoding sensor histidine kinase → MVKEAPLKKEDSLRRRITVAYLTFATVSSVFFAVIAALAVEGIEVRLVDERLEEVAAWAGPRHAGGLPVEMPAGLSYHLGDGIPRSLRALPEGVHEVTIEGVDLHVLKGRSAAGEYAVVDHDSAYEKIELVVYSMFAVAFLGFMGFAVVLGRFLGNRIVNPIVELAAAVDARTAQLPLQERGDELGLLSRTIAGHTAELKQFLDRERFFTGDVSHELRTPLTVIAGAAEVLLAQTGIDPVVRAPAERIYRAAREASDTTSVLLRLARSPERLEWTPISADALVREEVARCQVLVAGRPVALRYAGGDDFVFQGVRELVLAAVGNLVRNACQYTERGHVEVRLEGHGVIVEDTGPGLPPAARARLRNEPIPAEARGSSGTGLGLGLVQRICSHLGATLVLTEQPPGQYSPGSCIEIHFPEKPAPVNPSLTGA, encoded by the coding sequence ATGGTTAAGGAAGCGCCGCTGAAAAAAGAAGATTCGCTGCGTCGCCGCATCACGGTCGCGTACCTGACGTTTGCCACCGTGTCGTCGGTGTTCTTCGCGGTCATCGCTGCCTTGGCGGTCGAAGGGATCGAGGTGCGCCTGGTCGATGAACGGCTGGAGGAAGTGGCCGCCTGGGCGGGCCCGCGCCACGCGGGCGGGCTGCCGGTCGAGATGCCGGCGGGGCTCAGCTACCATCTCGGCGACGGCATTCCGCGCTCGCTGCGCGCGTTGCCGGAAGGCGTGCATGAAGTGACGATCGAGGGTGTCGACCTGCACGTGCTGAAGGGACGCAGCGCCGCCGGCGAATATGCCGTGGTCGATCACGACAGCGCCTACGAAAAGATCGAACTGGTCGTGTATTCGATGTTCGCGGTGGCCTTCCTGGGGTTCATGGGCTTTGCCGTCGTGCTGGGGCGTTTCCTGGGCAACCGGATCGTCAATCCGATCGTCGAGCTGGCCGCGGCGGTGGATGCGCGGACGGCGCAGCTGCCGTTGCAGGAGCGCGGCGATGAGCTGGGCCTGTTGTCGCGCACGATCGCCGGCCATACGGCGGAGCTGAAGCAGTTCCTGGATCGCGAACGTTTTTTCACGGGCGACGTCAGCCATGAACTGCGCACGCCGCTGACCGTGATCGCCGGCGCGGCCGAGGTATTGCTGGCGCAGACCGGCATCGACCCGGTGGTGCGCGCGCCGGCCGAGCGGATATACCGGGCCGCGCGCGAGGCCAGCGATACGACGTCCGTGCTGTTGCGGCTGGCGCGTTCGCCGGAGCGGCTGGAATGGACGCCAATTTCGGCCGATGCGCTGGTGCGTGAAGAGGTGGCGCGTTGCCAGGTGCTGGTGGCCGGCCGGCCGGTGGCGTTGCGCTATGCCGGCGGCGACGACTTCGTCTTCCAGGGAGTGCGCGAGCTGGTACTGGCGGCTGTCGGCAACCTGGTGCGCAATGCATGCCAGTACACGGAACGGGGCCACGTGGAAGTCAGGCTCGAAGGACACGGCGTGATCGTCGAAGACACCGGACCCGGCCTGCCGCCGGCCGCCCGGGCACGCTTGCGCAATGAGCCCATTCCCGCCGAAGCGCGGGGCTCGTCGGGCACCGGACTCGGGCTTGGGCTGGTGCAGCGCATCTGCAGCCACCTGGGTGCCACGCTCGTACTCACGGAACAACCACCGGGGCAATATTCGCCCGGCAGCTGTATCGAGATCCACTTCCCGGAAAAGCCGGCGCCTGTTAACCCGTCCTTAACCGGTGCTTGA
- a CDS encoding response regulator transcription factor: protein MRILIIEDNPDIVANLYGFLEPKGYVLDSASNGYGGLALVTQHDYDAVVLDVMLPGLNGLELCQKLRGELRKDIPVLMLTARDTLEDKVAGFDSGADDYLVKPFSLVELEVRLKALVRRAKGAHAANAVLAFGDLTFNTDTFEAKRAGRALALTKTGYTILRLMMREAPKVVSREQILHEVWGDNPPDTDALRVHIHALRQALDKPFPHQMLRTISKIGYRLVATDG, encoded by the coding sequence ATGCGCATCCTTATCATTGAAGACAACCCCGACATCGTTGCCAACCTGTATGGCTTTCTCGAGCCGAAGGGGTATGTGCTCGATTCGGCCTCGAACGGCTACGGCGGGCTGGCGCTGGTCACCCAGCACGATTACGACGCCGTGGTGCTGGACGTGATGCTGCCCGGCCTGAACGGCCTGGAGCTGTGCCAGAAGCTGCGCGGCGAGTTGCGCAAGGACATACCGGTGCTGATGCTGACCGCGCGCGATACCCTGGAAGACAAGGTGGCCGGTTTCGACAGCGGTGCCGACGACTACCTGGTCAAGCCGTTCTCGCTGGTCGAGCTGGAAGTGCGTCTGAAGGCGCTGGTGCGGCGCGCGAAGGGCGCCCATGCCGCCAATGCCGTGCTGGCGTTCGGGGACCTCACCTTCAACACCGATACATTCGAGGCGAAGCGTGCCGGCCGCGCGCTGGCGCTGACGAAAACGGGTTACACGATCCTGCGGCTGATGATGCGCGAGGCGCCGAAGGTGGTGTCGCGCGAACAGATCCTGCATGAGGTGTGGGGCGACAACCCGCCGGATACGGATGCCCTGCGCGTGCACATCCACGCGTTGCGCCAGGCGCTGGACAAGCCGTTCCCGCACCAGATGCTGCGCACGATCTCGAAGATCGGCTACCGGCTGGTGGCAACCGATGGTTAA
- the cobT gene encoding nicotinate-nucleotide--dimethylbenzimidazole phosphoribosyltransferase — protein sequence MNLPSTAPAVVPLIAPTADAGLAARLAHAIDNKTKPRGSLGVLETLAHQIGLVQRTTAPAIEAPAILVFAGDHGVVAEGISAFPQDVTWQMVENFLAGGAAINVFAAQNGCTLQVVDAGVAHDFGPRDGLTDRKIAHGTRNFAVEPAMTPGQCTQARGAGAALVDALPGNVIGFGEMGIGNTTAAAALMHKLTGIPAAACVGAGTGLAPDGVLRKGRVIEAAAARHAGVTEPLDVLATFGGFEIAMMAGAMLRAAERRMVLLIDGFIVTSALLVAARLQPAILDYCVFAHCSNEHGHRQMLEALGGKPLLQLDLRLGEGTGSALALPLVHAAVNFLNRMATFASAQVSEKS from the coding sequence ATGAACCTGCCCTCCACCGCGCCCGCTGTCGTGCCGCTCATCGCACCCACGGCCGACGCCGGCCTGGCCGCGCGCCTCGCGCACGCCATCGACAACAAGACCAAGCCGCGCGGCAGCCTGGGCGTGCTGGAAACCCTCGCACACCAGATCGGCCTGGTCCAGCGCACCACCGCGCCGGCGATCGAAGCGCCGGCGATCCTCGTGTTCGCGGGCGACCATGGCGTGGTGGCCGAAGGCATTTCGGCCTTCCCGCAGGACGTGACATGGCAGATGGTCGAGAATTTTCTCGCCGGCGGCGCCGCGATCAATGTGTTCGCCGCGCAGAACGGCTGCACGCTGCAGGTCGTCGATGCGGGCGTGGCGCATGATTTCGGCCCGCGCGACGGCCTCACGGACCGCAAGATCGCCCATGGCACGCGCAACTTCGCGGTCGAGCCGGCGATGACGCCCGGCCAGTGCACGCAGGCGCGGGGCGCTGGCGCGGCGCTCGTCGATGCACTGCCGGGCAATGTGATCGGCTTCGGCGAGATGGGCATCGGCAACACCACGGCCGCCGCCGCGCTGATGCACAAGCTGACAGGCATTCCGGCAGCCGCCTGCGTGGGCGCCGGCACCGGACTGGCGCCGGATGGCGTATTGCGCAAGGGCCGCGTGATCGAAGCCGCCGCGGCGCGGCATGCCGGCGTGACGGAACCGCTGGACGTGCTGGCCACCTTCGGCGGTTTCGAGATCGCCATGATGGCCGGCGCGATGCTGCGCGCCGCCGAGCGCCGCATGGTGCTGCTGATCGACGGCTTCATCGTCACCAGCGCCCTGCTCGTGGCGGCGCGGCTGCAGCCGGCGATCCTCGACTATTGCGTGTTCGCGCACTGTTCCAATGAACACGGTCACCGGCAAATGCTCGAGGCGCTGGGCGGCAAGCCGCTGCTCCAGTTGGACCTGCGCCTCGGCGAAGGCACCGGCAGCGCGCTGGCCCTGCCGCTGGTGCACGCGGCCGTCAACTTCCTGAACCGCATGGCCACCTTCGCATCGGCCCAGGTCAGCGAAAAGAGCTGA
- a CDS encoding adenosylcobinamide-GDP ribazoletransferase, which produces MKRPDAVLQLRLFFIALQFFTRLPIPRWVGFQPHWLHHASRYFPLVGFVVGLVAAAVYWAAALVLPPAVAVLLSTAAGIYLTGAFHEDGFADACDGLGGGMTRERALDIMKDSRIGAYGAIGIILLLAVKCAALAHLGPLAAVAALCVAHPLSRLMAASLIWRMDYARAKGKAKPMAQQMTGIEFLIAAACCAPAVLAATTLGWLEWRGIAMGGFAMALVTLWFARKLRRRLGGYTGDCLGAVQQLTEAVFYLCVLARWS; this is translated from the coding sequence ATGAAGCGACCCGATGCCGTGCTGCAGCTGCGGCTGTTCTTCATCGCGCTGCAGTTCTTCACGCGCCTGCCGATTCCCCGCTGGGTGGGCTTCCAGCCGCACTGGCTGCACCACGCGTCGCGTTATTTCCCGCTGGTCGGCTTCGTCGTTGGCCTCGTCGCCGCGGCCGTTTACTGGGCCGCGGCGCTCGTACTGCCGCCGGCCGTGGCCGTGTTGCTGTCCACCGCTGCCGGCATCTATCTCACCGGCGCCTTCCACGAAGACGGCTTTGCCGATGCCTGCGACGGCCTGGGCGGCGGCATGACACGCGAACGGGCGCTGGACATCATGAAGGATTCCCGCATCGGCGCCTATGGCGCGATCGGCATCATCCTGTTGCTGGCCGTGAAGTGCGCCGCGCTGGCACACCTGGGGCCCTTGGCGGCGGTTGCCGCGTTATGCGTCGCGCATCCGCTGTCACGGCTGATGGCGGCAAGCCTGATCTGGCGGATGGACTACGCGCGCGCCAAGGGCAAGGCCAAGCCGATGGCACAGCAGATGACCGGCATCGAATTCCTGATCGCCGCCGCCTGCTGCGCGCCGGCCGTGCTGGCGGCAACGACCCTGGGCTGGCTGGAATGGCGCGGCATCGCCATGGGCGGCTTCGCGATGGCGCTCGTCACGCTGTGGTTCGCCCGCAAGCTGCGCCGACGCCTCGGCGGCTACACCGGCGATTGCCTCGGCGCGGTTCAGCAGCTGACCGAGGCGGTGTTCTACCTGTGCGTGCTGGCGCGGTGGAGTTGA
- a CDS encoding histidine phosphatase family protein translates to MELILVRHPRPLAAEGLCYGRSDLPPDPDELARVHAALQAAGLPGDAMVFSSPLRRCAALARLLAANVSFDARLAEMDFGGWELRSWNDIPRTEVDAWAADLLHDRPGGGECVLDVARRVAGALADIRLRAGERAVVICHAGTMRLLAAMTGGAPPEQAALAAAAIPHRIAYGEVLRLAVGVGPD, encoded by the coding sequence GTGGAGCTGATCCTGGTCCGCCATCCCCGTCCGCTGGCGGCGGAGGGCCTCTGTTATGGCCGCAGCGACCTGCCGCCCGATCCGGATGAGCTGGCGCGGGTGCACGCGGCACTGCAAGCCGCAGGCCTGCCGGGCGACGCCATGGTCTTTTCCAGCCCGCTGCGCCGCTGCGCCGCCCTGGCGCGCCTGCTGGCGGCGAACGTGAGCTTCGACGCAAGGCTGGCCGAGATGGATTTCGGCGGCTGGGAGCTGCGCAGCTGGAACGATATCCCGCGCACCGAAGTCGATGCCTGGGCCGCCGACCTGCTGCACGACCGGCCCGGCGGCGGTGAATGCGTGCTCGACGTGGCCCGCAGGGTTGCCGGCGCGCTGGCGGACATCCGCCTGCGCGCCGGCGAACGCGCCGTGGTCATCTGCCATGCAGGCACCATGCGCCTGCTGGCCGCCATGACCGGCGGCGCCCCGCCCGAACAGGCCGCGCTGGCCGCCGCCGCGATCCCGCACCGCATCGCCTACGGCGAGGTACTGCGCCTTGCCGTGGGCGTCGGGCCCGATTGA
- a CDS encoding TonB-dependent receptor domain-containing protein, protein MTSPLASQAALASLALAIAAPAAHAQATAIDSIIVTATRTPTLASEVISDTVTITAEQIANSGAGSITELLQRQRGLEVSRTGGPGTTSNVFIRGANGNQSVVLVDGVRIASASTGSASWNGIPLSAIDRIEIVYGPLSTLYGADAIGGVIQLFTKQGKGAPSVTASVGGGSDRTFAADAAVSGGTDQLSYSFSVSKERSDGFSATRSGSFSFDPDDDGYDRKSAAGQVVYRLSPGHELGAMFLYTDTESDYDSNDFAAYNTQKLSNVGVYARNQILPFWTMLVQASQARDKSGSFYGAGPFGFSQIDTTTSTLTWQNDFRIGADNLQVLYEHRKEEVDGSTTALNRKRHTNAIAASYSVKRGAHLANIGVRHDDNSEYGSKTTGSVGYGYRFNSALRAEASFGTSFRAPSYNELYYPSYGNPANRPEKGRNAEGGIHYDDGTTQLGAVYYHNKLSDLLLSTSPCPFPNTPEVTYSFGCAYNVNKALLEGLSLSAERKMGNLLLTANADFQDPKDETTGKRLQRRAKRHANFIAEYDLGAVKTGAELQLSSDRFDDAGNRNRLAGYGLVNLYATYRFSGDWSALVRWNNVGDRNYELARYYQTGGSNVFAALRYGFK, encoded by the coding sequence ATGACCTCTCCTCTCGCATCCCAGGCGGCGCTCGCGTCGCTGGCGCTCGCCATTGCCGCGCCGGCCGCCCACGCCCAGGCCACCGCCATCGATTCGATCATCGTCACCGCCACCCGCACGCCCACGCTGGCCAGCGAAGTGATCAGCGACACCGTCACGATCACCGCCGAACAGATCGCCAACTCCGGTGCCGGCTCGATCACCGAACTGCTGCAGCGCCAGCGCGGCCTCGAGGTCTCGCGCACGGGCGGCCCCGGCACCACGTCGAACGTGTTCATCCGCGGTGCCAACGGCAACCAGAGCGTGGTGCTGGTGGACGGCGTGCGCATCGCCTCCGCCTCGACCGGTTCGGCCAGCTGGAACGGCATTCCGTTGTCGGCCATCGACCGCATCGAGATCGTCTACGGCCCGCTGTCCACGCTGTATGGCGCGGATGCGATCGGCGGCGTGATCCAGCTGTTCACGAAACAGGGCAAGGGCGCGCCATCGGTCACCGCATCGGTGGGCGGCGGCAGCGACCGCACGTTCGCCGCCGATGCGGCTGTCTCCGGCGGCACCGACCAGCTCAGCTACTCGTTCTCGGTTTCCAAGGAACGTTCGGACGGCTTTTCGGCAACCCGCAGCGGCAGCTTCAGCTTCGATCCCGACGACGACGGCTACGACCGCAAGAGTGCGGCCGGCCAGGTGGTTTACCGGCTTTCCCCGGGCCATGAACTGGGCGCGATGTTCCTGTACACCGACACCGAGTCGGATTACGACAGCAATGACTTCGCCGCCTACAACACGCAAAAGCTGAGCAACGTGGGCGTCTATGCGCGCAACCAGATCCTGCCGTTCTGGACGATGCTGGTGCAGGCCTCGCAGGCGCGCGACAAGTCCGGCTCGTTCTACGGCGCCGGCCCGTTCGGCTTCAGCCAGATCGACACCACGACCAGCACCCTGACGTGGCAAAACGATTTCCGCATCGGCGCCGACAACCTGCAGGTGCTGTACGAACACCGCAAGGAAGAGGTCGACGGCTCCACGACGGCATTGAACCGCAAGCGCCACACCAATGCGATCGCCGCCAGCTACAGCGTCAAGCGCGGCGCGCACCTTGCCAACATCGGCGTGCGCCACGACGACAATTCCGAGTATGGCTCGAAGACCACCGGCTCGGTGGGCTATGGCTACCGCTTCAACAGTGCATTGCGCGCCGAAGCCAGCTTCGGCACCAGCTTCCGTGCACCGTCGTACAACGAACTGTATTACCCGAGCTACGGCAACCCGGCGAACCGTCCTGAAAAAGGCCGCAATGCCGAAGGGGGGATTCATTACGACGACGGCACCACGCAGCTGGGCGCCGTGTACTACCACAACAAGCTGTCCGACCTGCTGCTGAGCACCAGCCCGTGTCCATTCCCGAACACGCCGGAAGTGACCTACAGCTTCGGCTGCGCCTACAACGTCAACAAGGCGCTGCTCGAAGGCCTGTCGCTGTCGGCCGAGCGCAAGATGGGCAACCTGCTGCTGACGGCGAACGCCGACTTCCAGGACCCGAAGGACGAGACCACCGGCAAGCGCCTGCAGCGCCGCGCCAAGCGTCACGCCAACTTCATCGCCGAGTACGACCTGGGCGCGGTAAAGACTGGCGCCGAGCTGCAGCTGTCGTCCGACCGCTTCGACGACGCGGGCAACCGCAACCGCCTGGCGGGCTATGGCCTGGTGAACCTGTATGCCACTTATCGCTTCAGCGGCGACTGGTCGGCACTGGTACGCTGGAATAACGTGGGCGACAGGAACTACGAACTGGCACGCTACTACCAGACCGGCGGCTCGAACGTGTTCGCCGCCCTTCGCTACGGCTTCAAATAA
- a CDS encoding FecCD family ABC transporter permease yields the protein MHPISAHLRYRTGIVTAALLLASIASLLFAGATGSVAIPLAELPGALHELLHGRADSLAATLLDLRATRALTAFVTGATLSLAGVMMQTLLRNPLADPYVLGISAGSAVGALFAMMMMCAAWMVDLSAFIGAVAVSMLLYLLARRDMRGGSAAEGGTALLLLTGTILSAACSALISLMLSIAPDGRLRTMVFWMIGDLGGAPLRWLPWIVLAAGLAFALRTARSMNVLALHAEAASTLGIRVGALRKGLFFCSGLLTASAVTTAGSIGFVGLIVPHAVRFAFGPDHRLLIPAATLAGGAYLVLADTLARTVIAPQQLPVGVVTALIGTPVFLYQLHRLRK from the coding sequence ATGCACCCAATTTCCGCCCACCTGCGTTACCGCACCGGCATTGTCACCGCCGCTTTGCTGCTGGCGTCGATCGCCAGCCTGCTGTTCGCGGGCGCCACGGGCTCCGTCGCCATTCCGCTCGCCGAGCTGCCCGGCGCGCTGCATGAACTGCTGCACGGCCGCGCCGATTCGCTCGCGGCCACCCTGCTCGACCTGCGCGCCACCCGCGCGCTGACCGCCTTCGTGACCGGCGCCACGCTGTCGCTGGCCGGCGTCATGATGCAGACGCTGCTGCGCAACCCCCTCGCCGACCCCTACGTGCTCGGCATTTCCGCCGGTTCGGCCGTCGGTGCGCTGTTCGCCATGATGATGATGTGCGCCGCCTGGATGGTCGACCTGTCCGCCTTCATCGGCGCGGTGGCCGTCTCCATGCTGTTATATCTGCTGGCGCGGCGCGACATGCGCGGCGGCAGCGCGGCCGAAGGCGGTACGGCACTGCTGCTGTTGACCGGCACCATCCTGTCCGCCGCATGCTCGGCCCTGATTTCGCTGATGCTGTCGATCGCGCCGGACGGCCGGCTGCGCACGATGGTGTTCTGGATGATCGGGGACCTGGGCGGCGCGCCGCTGCGCTGGCTGCCGTGGATCGTGCTGGCCGCCGGCCTGGCGTTCGCCCTGCGCACCGCGCGCTCGATGAACGTGCTGGCCCTGCACGCCGAGGCGGCCAGCACGCTGGGCATCCGCGTCGGCGCGCTGCGAAAGGGCCTGTTCTTCTGTTCCGGCCTGCTGACGGCGAGCGCCGTCACCACTGCCGGCAGCATCGGCTTCGTCGGCCTGATCGTGCCGCATGCGGTCCGCTTCGCGTTCGGGCCGGATCACCGCCTGCTGATCCCGGCCGCCACGCTGGCCGGTGGCGCCTACCTGGTGCTGGCCGATACGCTGGCGCGCACCGTGATCGCGCCGCAGCAGTTGCCGGTGGGCGTCGTCACGGCGCTGATCGGCACACCCGTTTTCCTGTATCAGCTGCACCGGCTGCGCAAATGA
- a CDS encoding ABC transporter ATP-binding protein, with protein MIATERLRLTAGGRVLAEHLDWQVGDGECWSVIGRNGAGKSTLLRTLAGLREPDGGRVLLHGRALGDWPLEALARERAFLAQSRSDAFAYSVLETVLSARHPYHGKRYWEDSDDHTIALRMLAAMEVDDLASRDVRTLSGGERQRVAIAALLAQDTPLLLLDEPANALDLAHQVSVMGLLAKLCREQRKTIVMIGHDLNLAHSISTHALLLMGDGRWLAGARDDVMQAGILSDYLHHPIETVRHGARTIFIPTEATA; from the coding sequence ATGATCGCCACGGAACGATTGCGCCTGACGGCCGGCGGCCGCGTGCTGGCCGAACACCTCGACTGGCAGGTCGGCGACGGCGAATGCTGGAGCGTGATCGGCCGCAACGGCGCCGGCAAGAGCACGCTGCTGCGCACGCTGGCCGGCCTGCGCGAACCGGACGGCGGCCGCGTGTTGCTGCATGGCCGCGCGCTCGGCGACTGGCCGCTCGAAGCGCTGGCGCGCGAACGCGCCTTCCTGGCGCAGTCGCGCAGCGACGCTTTTGCCTATTCGGTGCTGGAAACCGTGCTGTCCGCCCGCCACCCGTACCATGGCAAGCGCTACTGGGAAGACAGCGACGATCACACGATCGCGCTGCGCATGCTCGCTGCGATGGAGGTCGACGACCTCGCCTCGCGCGACGTGCGCACGCTCTCCGGCGGCGAGCGCCAGCGCGTGGCCATCGCCGCGCTGCTGGCACAGGACACCCCGCTGCTGCTGCTCGACGAGCCGGCCAACGCGCTCGACCTGGCCCACCAGGTCAGCGTGATGGGCCTGCTGGCGAAACTGTGCCGCGAACAGCGCAAGACCATCGTGATGATCGGCCACGACCTGAACCTGGCTCACAGCATTTCCACGCACGCGCTGTTGCTGATGGGCGACGGCCGCTGGCTGGCCGGCGCGCGCGACGACGTGATGCAGGCCGGCATCCTGTCCGATTACCTGCACCATCCGATCGAAACGGTGCGCCACGGCGCGCGCACGATCTTCATTCCCACAGAGGCTACCGCATGA